The DNA sequence gctgcgcatgggatgctcttggactttctagcacgacaatgaccctaagcacaagtcCAAATTGACCATCCagttgttacagcagaaaaagttgaaggttctggagtgaccatcagtctcctgaccttatatcatcgagccactctgtggagatctcaaacatgcggtttatgcaagacgaccaaagacctTGCATGACCTgtaggcattttgccaagacgaatgggcaaccataccacctgcaagaattcggagcctcatagacaactattactaAAGACTGctcactgtcattgatgctaaagggggcaatacacagtattaagaactaagggtatgcagacttttgaacaggggtcagttcctTTAGAATTGGCTTAATCTTGGTCTGTCAAAGTATATCTTGGGTTCTGATGGGGAatgatagtttaacaaatttTATGAGGAATTCACAAGTTTTAATCCTAAATAATCAATAGATATTTCATTAATTCATTGGTCACGTGACTCCAACCTGCCAAACTTAGAAGATCTAACTGGCCAATGGGCATTGCTTTGTTTCAAACACATGCAATGTTTTAGGCCATAACACAGTAATTTCTTCATATTAATTGTACCTTTTTTGACAGTTGCTTCTTTTTGTTTCAGTTACTTTCCAGAGTGCGACCTGATAAATTTTGGCTCTTGGTTTGCATTCTCATTTCCTCTAATGGTGCTGTTCCTCATTTTGTCATGGCTGTGGATTTCTTTCCTCTATGGCGGCCTGAATACACGGTATGgtgttgaaataatgtttaagTACAACACGTTGTTTAAGTAATTACATGGGAGCACAAATGACCACGTTTCCAGTCGGATTTTCACAAAGTTTGCTGTGTTCAGGTTGTGTGTGAGGAAACAGGACGAAAGAGCACAAGCAGAGAGAAAAGCTCAGGCTGTTATTGAGGATGACTACAGAAAACTAGGCCCCATAAAGTAAGGACTCTAACATATCTGTAGACTAAGAGCTTAAATCACTCATATCTGCATTGCTGTATTGATGAAGTTTTCTTTTCTTAATGACCCAACTAACTCACATTCTGGTCTTTGTTACTGTTTAAAAACAACCACAGGATgctttttattttcagaatttaAAGCGCATGTTCAATTAATTTATATGGTAATTAAAGACACTGTTGAAATATTGCTATGGCAGATTTGAATTAATCCCATCCTAAAGTCACAGACAACATGCTCTAATCTTAAACCATCAACCTCACCTGGGGTAGATAGTTCCGGATCAGGAAGGCTGCATTGTTAACATGCTTTAGAATGTTAATTTACCATCAGTGTGAAATGTCTGGACTGTACGTTAGTCTTCTAGAGGCTCTGTCCAAGGCCGCTACCGTGTATCCGTTAAAATATCGAATTCTGGGGGCCCCTGAATGAAGTCAGTTCTTCACAGTTAGCTGACAGGGGTTTAAATAATGCTCACAGATTGGCCCAGGGGCCCTGTGTGAGGCagtgcaattggccagcactTTCCACGTTTGGAGGGTTAGTAATTGAATATGAATGCCTTGGCTTGTCACTCTCTAGCAACGCCTCAGTCGAGGTAGAATGCAGAGAGTGTGTTACTTCAGGGTGTTAGGATTCCAGTCCACACTTCCTAGTTCATTAGATGTACTTTGTAAGACACATATCTCAATATAAACTTTCCCAAATCTGCTGGGAGTTACTAAATTCTTTAATCAGAATATCGATATCACAAAATTGGCGAGTGAAAAATAGGGTGATCTTTTTTTATGTCAAACTCTGTAATGACAACAATTTTCAATTTTTCATTGTAGTTTTGCTGAAGGAGCCATTGgattctttttcattttgtttgcagTTCTCTTGTTCACAAGAGATCCCAAATTTGTAACTGGATGGTCCAAATTTTTCAACAAAGGGTAAGAACACTAAGCTTGCTACAACCAAATGATCCACTGCCTGTTACCTAGGAGATGTCTGTTAAATCTGCTGGAGGCATGAGGAGATCTGCAGCCTCATTACTTCCTGTTCTATGACTCCATTTCCTGTAGGTATGTATCGGACGCCACCACGGGAGTGATCATTGTGTCAATCCTCTTCATCTTCCCCTCACAAAAACCCTCCCTTAGCTGGTGGTTTGATTCTAGAGGTCAGTTTTTTAAAAGATATTgcattatacatatatacatatgtactTATATGTAGGAAGCACCTCatgtttttaaatcaaaagCTTAGAGTGAAGCAGCTGTATATAGTAAAGTGCTGTTTAAAAGTGTATTTCCCCTTCTTAGATATCtctatttttttcatatttcctTTGATATATAGGAAGCACCTcatgttttcaaattaaaagcttAGAGTGAAGCAGCTGTATATAGTAAAGTGCTGTTTAAAAGTGTATTTCCCCTTCTTAGTTATCtcaatttttttcatatttcctTTGATATGTGGTCATTACTGTGGAATACAGTGTTGGGTTTTCGCAACACATAACAGGACCCATCTTGTCCAAAATGCTCCACTTTTAACTTATTTTTCCACAAAACATTCTTCCTAGAGTTTTGAAAGGTCTGCTTTCAGGtaagttttttttcaaattcagttgACCTTTTTGACAACATGAGTCCTGttatgtctggcaaaaacccAACTATGCATTCCACAGTATTTAACCCATATCAAATGTTAAGCATCAGATTTTGGTTGAAAATCTGAAATGTGGTGGTAGtgtcattttttgggggggatgcTTCATTGCGTAATAAATGAAATAAGTATACACATTTTGCAATATTATTTCACCCAGgttgttttcatttaatatttgattTTCGGTTGAACACCTGTAAACGTTaagtgacaaaaatatttttgtcacaaATACTTTTTATAACAAACACAAAAGGACTTTGGCATTTATGTTTAAATTTagtactgtatatctgtatgtCCTCTTATCTAAGACAACTTACATAAGTgagtgacaaaaaaaattcaaacagTTTCTCAATCTCACCATTATTCAGTCACGGCTTACCAGACATGTTAGAGTAACACTGACAACTACTGAGGCAGAGTTGTTTCAGAGTGTTTTCGTCAGTCAAACTCTGAGGTGCAGAAGCCATATTGGCTGTTTTGTAATAGCCGGTAAGTAACCGGAGGAATGTTAATGACATAGATTACTGAGTCTGAGCAGTGTCCTGTCGTGAGGTGAGACTGTAACCCCTCTGTTTGTGTGATTATTATTAATCTCTGAAAAATGCGTCACCCCTCTTTGGGCTCTGTGTGCATTCCGTGCGCTCCATGTTCAGGTCACAACATTTTATTCtacaaaaatagctttttttgtATAACTAGCTTTTTTTTTCTATCCTCATATATTTTCTCCCAGATGATAGGTTCTATATGTTTAGCATTGAGCTCTTTAATGTTCTATAttacaaacaatacatttaagtTACCAGCCCCTTTTGCTGGTATACATACTGGTATTTCCAGGTTAACTCTTCTTTCCAAACGCTGCCTCCAGACCTGGCTTTATTATctctaataaaaacaacacttgcATGTTATTTAGATGCATTGGTGGTTGACCTGGATTTCTCTAGTGAGCAAGGTTGATTTAATATCTTGGCATGTTTTCCACAGCATCAAACACTTCATATGTTCCTCTCCTGTCATGGAGGAAAGCACAAGAATGTGTCCCGTGGAACATCATCCTGTTACTCGGTGGAGGCTTTGCCATGGCCAAGGGGTGTGAGGTAAACACACGCATCAAATACACCTAGAGGACAATGATGCCTGATGTGATTTCCATGGGGCAAAACCATTCATCTGTACTGAACATCAAATACACCTAGAGGACAATGATGCCTGGTGTGATTTCCATGGGGCAAAACCATTCATCTGTACTGAACTTGAACTTGTTTAAAACTACATTTCAGTGTCTGTTGTGTGGCAATTTCTATACGTTTTGACCTACTTGTGTCAGTTCTGAGGCAGCAGCTGCGTGTTGATGCTCTGCCTCGGTGGTGTACTATAGGAGTCTGGACTGGCGGCTTGGCTGGGATCCTACCTTCAGCCTATTGCCCAGGTGCCCCCTGCTGTAGCCGTCATGTTCATCACAGCTTTCGTGGCGTGTTTCACGGAGTTCGCCAGCAACACCGCCACCATTATCATATTCCTGCCTGTCATCGCTGAACTGGTGAGCTGCTGTCCAAGACATGCACCGAACGTTCTGGGTTTATTGCAGGGGATTCCATTATTTAGGATTGAGcaccctgtgtgtttggcaaAGACCGGCCTGGCTGACAATGATTTTGAAGGATAAAACAAAGCCTTGGACAACACTGGTTTACTAATTCGTGGACTACGATATCACCAGTGGAATCTACGATGTGGAAATAGATCCTTTCACACTAATCTTCCAGAGCAATTGACTTACTGAGTGTTTGTCATGGGGTTAGCAGATCTGTGTGTTGTAGTGGCTGTTGGGTTTATTTGTATGTCTGCTGGACATTAACTAAAGTTATCAGTAACCAGTTGTCTTTGGCTGGCTGTCTCAATGACCTGTGGTATTGTTCAATCTGCGCAGTAGTATCACCATGACATGTGCACCTAGTTACTGATCTTCCGGAAAATGCCATATTGTCAGTTGAGACAGTTTAACACAGACTACAAATAATGCCTCAGCATTGTGTGGATTCTTATGTGGATTATAGTtaatggagagagaaatgttattgatcATTTATTTGTTATGACAAACATTCAGACTTTTCAAAGTGGAAATTACAATTGCAGAAGGCTTTTGCACTCCTACCACAACAGGTTAATCACATTTAAGTACAGCATATGTGCTATGGATTTGTCATATCATTGCCAGTCGCtcagtcactgactgactgagtggtGGATTTAGTCATTCTTTAGTATTTTCTGTTACTCATGTGTTTGCCTGCACAAAGGTTTTTCTGTCAAAGCAATAACTGTACTTGTCTGTCTTTTGTCGACAGGCTATGTTTGTGAATGTAAATCCTCTTTACTTTATGATACCGGCAACAATAGGATGTTCATTCGCCTTCATGTTGCCAGTCTCGACCCCTCCTAACTCCATTGCCTTTGCATCTGGTCATCTCCTGGTGAAGGACATGGTAAGATCCTTATGTGAACAGACCGAATGACCATTTTGTCGGACTGCTCTTTAACTTCACTTATTCTATTTGTGGAGGCGGattgtttaaatatgttttgtttctctATTGACAGGTGAAAACCGGCTTTGTAATGAACATTCTGGGCATTTTATCAGTTTCTCTAGCCATAAACACTTGGGGCCGTGCCATGTTCAGTTTGGAGACCTATCCAGATTGGGCACGTCAAGAAAACATGTCCAGTACAGTTCCCCATGTACAGTTCCCCTCTGTCTCACCTTTTAACCTCACTGGTTTGTGATACACTGCATGCCATGAATGTGAATATGCAGTGAAACTATGACTGCATTAGAGTACGTACAGGTGTGGGATCTTCATTTTAATCGGGATTTCACTTGATTTTCCCGCAGTTTTAGAGTTGACTTTACCCCTACAGAAAATGAATCCTTTCACTAATGAAGTGTCATTTTGGTATATGTAACTCACTTTTCCTGTGGCTGCAAGAAAAGGTGTTTTAGGGAAGTGGCTCACATTGAGATCCTACATCtgtatgtacatacattatGTATAGACTTGAGGAGCTGAGAAGAAATAACCAAGTAATTTAGTCTATGGTGTGATGGCTATACAATGTTGCCAAGTATACTTCTAGATTTTTTGATTTGCTCTCTCATGTAGTTCATACCCAGTTTCATCAGCTCATGTCCTTGTTCGTCCCATATCACGAACCTCGTCTACCCAGATGTGTCCATTGTTGTGTCCTGATATGTTTTACATCTCTTTGCGAAATTTCCATTGGAAGTTTGTTTGTTTAGGCAGGGCAGGGGGTGACAGAAAAGTCAGTGGTTGGTCGGTCTGTTGTTACATTCTCTTCTGCCGTTATGCAAGTCATGTCGGACATTGTTTGTCCAGACACGGGAGATGTCTGTCTCATCTTGAACAGTGCTGGTTGAAGGTTACTGCATTTTACTGGCCTCTACTGGTCATTGTGCAACTTTGCTAGTCTGTGTCTAACGCCTCGGTTAAAGAGGATTTGCagtgaaaaacatttgtgttccTGTTTGTCAGATGACAATGTCACACTATGAGGTTGAAATACTCTTTTTGGGATGGAATGTTTGCCTCCTTGTCATCACAGTCTGGTGTTATTAGCATATGAAGGCTATTAACcatcctatcagccaatcaaggCTGTGTTTGAAAATATCTTGACCTTTCTTTCCTGACACCCACAAGATCAGACTAAGCATTTTTAGAGCCAAATGAGGCTCAGGgaaataaattatgtaaaaagTACATGTTGAGGTTGTTTCTTAAAATGTGCACTCAATGATGCACTCAATGATTTATTAAACAATGCATTGACGATATAAAAATGAAGTAACAAATGATGCACAGTGTCTTTAAGGAGAGAGTTTATGACGTAATGGCTTATTGATTAGGGTGTTTTCATTCTGTAGATTAGAGTAGATTTCGTCACAATCAACACTTATTCCCCAAGTCTGCCACCTACTGTTAAATTACACTTGAACTCGATCTTCCATTGATTTTTAGTTGTGTAAACTGTGACCGTCTTGTTGC is a window from the Esox lucius isolate fEsoLuc1 chromosome 12, fEsoLuc1.pri, whole genome shotgun sequence genome containing:
- the slc13a3 gene encoding solute carrier family 13 member 3 isoform X2, whose translation is MDMETISTFAKKLWCVKKQLIIFLTPLIFLPLLFGLPEKEGKCLYVVLLMAVFWCTEALPLAVTAMLPVCLFPTMGILQSKIVCPQYFLDTNFLFLSGLVMASAIEEWGLHRRIALKVLKIVGVKPACNTATTAMMLPIANAILESLFGDLATLKENCKLKDETEGLPQIKLHALSSEKQMLSIDGPDGMEWSNRRTTEEIRTESEYQMKVWKGFMICIPYAASIGGTATLTGTAPNLILIGQLKSYFPECDLINFGSWFAFSFPLMVLFLILSWLWISFLYGGLNTRLCVRKQDERAQAERKAQAVIEDDYRKLGPINFAEGAIGFFFILFAVLLFTRDPKFVTGWSKFFNKGYVSDATTGVIIVSILFIFPSQKPSLSWWFDSRASNTSYVPLLSWRKAQECVPWNIILLLGGGFAMAKGCEESGLAAWLGSYLQPIAQVPPAVAVMFITAFVACFTEFASNTATIIIFLPVIAELAMFVNVNPLYFMIPATIGCSFAFMLPVSTPPNSIAFASGHLLVKDMVKTGFVMNILGILSVSLAINTWGRAMFSLETYPDWARQENMSSTVPHVQFPSVSPFNLTGL
- the slc13a3 gene encoding solute carrier family 13 member 3 isoform X1: MDMETISTFAKKLWCVKKQLIIFLTPLIFLPLLFGLPEKEGKCLYVVLLMAVFWCTEALPLAVTAMLPVCLFPTMGILQSKIVCPQYFLDTNFLFLSGLVMASAIEEWGLHRRIALKVLKIVGVKPAWLILGMMITSAFLSMWLSNTATTAMMLPIANAILESLFGDLATLKENCKLKDETEGLPQIKLHALSSEKQMLSIDGPDGMEWSNRRTTEEIRTESEYQMKVWKGFMICIPYAASIGGTATLTGTAPNLILIGQLKSYFPECDLINFGSWFAFSFPLMVLFLILSWLWISFLYGGLNTRLCVRKQDERAQAERKAQAVIEDDYRKLGPINFAEGAIGFFFILFAVLLFTRDPKFVTGWSKFFNKGYVSDATTGVIIVSILFIFPSQKPSLSWWFDSRASNTSYVPLLSWRKAQECVPWNIILLLGGGFAMAKGCEESGLAAWLGSYLQPIAQVPPAVAVMFITAFVACFTEFASNTATIIIFLPVIAELAMFVNVNPLYFMIPATIGCSFAFMLPVSTPPNSIAFASGHLLVKDMVKTGFVMNILGILSVSLAINTWGRAMFSLETYPDWARQENMSSTVPHVQFPSVSPFNLTGL